A stretch of Lactiplantibacillus brownii DNA encodes these proteins:
- a CDS encoding SPJ_0845 family protein, producing MSLKVQRQDNLDKLFDKFAIGPDDKDKLSTKAIQETIDEHAKRKTAQPKSKDAKK from the coding sequence ATGAGTTTAAAAGTCCAACGCCAAGATAACTTAGATAAACTATTCGACAAGTTTGCGATTGGCCCCGATGATAAGGATAAGCTGAGCACTAAAGCCATCCAAGAAACCATCGACGAACACGCTAAACGAAAAACGGCCCAACCTAAAAGTAAAGACGCAAAAAAGTAA
- a CDS encoding iron-sulfur cluster biosynthesis family protein, with protein sequence MKINIKDDAQAYLADKIPAGSRVILTTDDGSNKYSSLGGSCAIGNKFQLVILKDADPTYTIPLDNNVDYDMATAPADEDFLGHGLNISRWHNGLALKDDSGMLDGALSVVDWRNVTPETEAERREKMTTIGTKIC encoded by the coding sequence ATGAAGATTAATATCAAAGATGACGCACAAGCTTATTTGGCAGACAAGATTCCAGCCGGGAGTCGGGTTATTTTGACGACTGATGATGGTTCCAATAAATACTCTAGCTTAGGTGGGAGTTGTGCGATTGGAAATAAGTTCCAATTGGTCATTTTAAAAGATGCTGATCCGACTTATACGATTCCGTTAGACAATAATGTCGACTACGATATGGCAACGGCACCGGCTGACGAAGATTTCTTAGGCCACGGACTCAACATTTCGCGGTGGCACAACGGCTTAGCCTTGAAAGATGATAGTGGCATGTTGGACGGGGCGTTATCTGTGGTTGATTGGCGGAATGTTACGCCAGAAACTGAAGCGGAACGTCGCGAAAAAATGACAACGATCGGCACTAAAATTTGCTAA
- a CDS encoding nucleoside triphosphate pyrophosphohydrolase family protein — MEFNDYQSLANRTLYGNEQVLTNLSLGLASETGQVVDLVKKYTFHGESLNKDQLTKQMGDVLWYLSQVAEWADIPFDEVAQQNITKLNHKYPNDKAAK, encoded by the coding sequence TTGGAATTTAATGACTATCAATCGTTGGCAAATCGGACGCTTTACGGGAATGAACAGGTTTTGACGAACTTATCGTTAGGTTTAGCCTCCGAAACCGGACAAGTTGTTGATTTGGTCAAGAAGTACACTTTCCACGGCGAGAGCTTGAATAAGGACCAATTAACCAAGCAAATGGGCGATGTTCTCTGGTACTTATCGCAAGTTGCTGAATGGGCTGATATTCCCTTTGATGAAGTTGCCCAACAAAATATTACTAAGTTAAATCATAAATATCCAAATGATAAAGCAGCAAAATAA
- the yihA gene encoding ribosome biogenesis GTP-binding protein YihA/YsxC translates to MEVHNVELVMSAVATSQYPTTGYPEVALSGRSNVGKSSLINVLINRNSYARTSSQPGKTQTLNFYKVEDQLYFVDVPGYGYAKVSKKDREKFGQMIETYLTNRSTLRGVIILVDARHAPTKDDVTMYEWMHYYKMPLLVVATKSDKIARGKWNKQESLIKKTLNFQAGDDFIPFSAKTKAGKDAIWQWIEAHTVGGK, encoded by the coding sequence ATGGAAGTGCATAACGTAGAACTGGTCATGAGTGCCGTGGCGACCAGCCAATATCCCACCACCGGTTACCCAGAAGTGGCTTTATCCGGGCGTTCGAATGTTGGTAAGTCGTCTTTGATCAATGTGTTGATCAACCGCAATAGCTATGCGCGGACGTCAAGCCAGCCTGGTAAAACGCAAACGTTAAATTTTTACAAGGTTGAAGACCAGTTATATTTTGTCGACGTGCCAGGGTATGGCTACGCCAAAGTTTCGAAAAAAGATCGCGAAAAATTTGGTCAAATGATCGAAACTTATTTAACCAACCGCAGTACTTTACGTGGGGTTATCATCTTAGTTGATGCGCGTCACGCGCCTACTAAAGACGATGTGACCATGTATGAGTGGATGCATTACTATAAAATGCCATTACTCGTGGTTGCGACCAAGAGTGATAAGATTGCGCGTGGTAAGTGGAACAAACAAGAAAGTCTTATTAAGAAAACTTTGAATTTTCAGGCCGGTGATGACTTTATTCCGTTTTCAGCTAAAACTAAAGCGGGCAAGGATGCCATTTGGCAATGGATCGAAGCACATACAGTAGGGGGCAAGTAG